The following coding sequences lie in one Nonomuraea muscovyensis genomic window:
- a CDS encoding FAD-dependent oxidoreductase, whose protein sequence is MTGHTTCAVVGGGPAGMVLGLLLARAGVEVTVLEKHGDFLRDFRGDTVHPSTLLLLDQLGLGERFAALPQSRLYEAAFPAADGGRVVVADFRRLRTAHPYIAMVPQWDLLNLLAEAGRAEPRFHLRMDTEVTGLVGESGRVAGVRYRTPDGTTGELRADLVVGCDGRWSVVRRRAGLRPREYPVPMDAWWFRLPRARDEQAGALMPGMSRGHFAAVIPRRDFFQIAYLAPKGLDARLRAEGVEAFRERIRAVLPRFADRLGEIGSMDDVKHLDVRLNLLRRWHVPGALCIGDAAHAMSPIGGVGINLAVQDAVATARLLAGPLLRGRVTSADLARVRRRRLLPTMLVQAIQRVMHRTLVRPTIEGRRGGPPRAAAVLTQRVPGIRSVTAYLIGIGFLPEQAPGFARRPGRAAVRA, encoded by the coding sequence ATGACCGGACACACGACGTGCGCCGTCGTGGGCGGCGGGCCCGCGGGGATGGTGCTGGGCCTGCTGCTGGCACGCGCCGGCGTCGAGGTGACCGTGCTGGAGAAGCACGGCGACTTCCTGCGCGACTTCCGCGGCGACACCGTCCACCCGTCCACGCTGCTCCTGCTCGACCAGCTCGGCCTGGGGGAGAGGTTCGCCGCGCTCCCGCAGAGCCGGCTCTACGAGGCCGCCTTCCCCGCCGCGGACGGCGGCCGGGTCGTGGTGGCCGACTTCCGCAGGCTGCGCACCGCGCACCCGTACATCGCGATGGTCCCCCAGTGGGACCTGCTCAACCTGCTCGCCGAGGCCGGCCGCGCCGAGCCGCGCTTCCACCTCCGGATGGACACCGAGGTCACCGGCCTGGTGGGCGAGTCCGGGCGGGTGGCCGGGGTCCGCTACCGAACCCCCGACGGCACGACCGGCGAGCTGCGCGCGGACCTGGTCGTCGGCTGCGACGGCCGCTGGTCGGTCGTCCGCCGGCGGGCGGGCCTGCGCCCCCGGGAGTACCCGGTGCCCATGGACGCCTGGTGGTTCCGGCTGCCCCGCGCACGCGACGAGCAGGCCGGGGCCCTGATGCCCGGCATGAGCAGGGGCCACTTCGCGGCCGTCATCCCGCGGCGGGACTTCTTCCAGATCGCCTACCTGGCGCCCAAGGGCCTCGACGCGCGGCTGCGGGCCGAAGGGGTGGAGGCGTTCCGCGAGCGGATCAGGGCGGTGCTGCCGCGCTTCGCCGACCGGCTCGGCGAGATCGGGTCGATGGACGACGTCAAGCACCTCGACGTCCGGCTCAACCTGCTGCGGCGCTGGCACGTCCCCGGCGCGCTGTGCATCGGCGACGCCGCCCACGCCATGTCGCCGATCGGCGGAGTCGGGATCAACCTCGCCGTGCAGGACGCCGTCGCCACCGCGCGGCTGCTCGCCGGGCCGCTGCTGCGCGGGCGCGTCACGTCCGCCGACCTGGCCAGGGTGCGCCGCAGGCGGCTGCTGCCGACCATGCTGGTGCAGGCCATCCAGCGCGTGATGCACCGGACGCTGGTCCGGCCGACGATCGAGGGCCGGCGCGGCGGGCCGCCCAGGGCCGCCGCGGTCCTCACCCAGCGGGTGCCCGGCATCCGGTCGGTCACGGCCTACCTGATCGGCATCGGGTTCCTGCCGGAGCAGGCGCCCGGCTTCGCCCGACGGCCCGGCAGGGCGGCCGTCCGCGCGTGA
- a CDS encoding glutamine synthetase family protein, whose protein sequence is MTALTYEELRHRAEEVIVSVPDLQGRLQGSRLSVPYFLEEVARQGFGACVYLLASDVEMGTGPGYAIDAWNSGFGDFVLRPDPATLRPLPWDPGTALVLADAVWPGGEPVEVAPRRILRTQLDRLAERGLTAFAGTELEFLVFRDTYRDAWERRYHGLETATRYNVDYSLQGLAEIEPVVRRIRREMVRAGLPMETARGECHAGQYEIVFRYDEAMATCDKHVLFKNGAKQIAAQEGVALTFMPKFDEGEGNSCHVHLSLRGTDGTAVFADEAAGDGMAELMRHFVAGQLACLPELTLLMAPNVNSYKRLRPGAFAPTGITWGRDNRTCPIRVVGSGASLRIEHRVPGGDANPYLALAAMVAAGLYGIENRLPLPAPHEANALADPSVPRLPATLAEALRLWEGGELAAKVFGDAVVRHYAQAARAELEAFETAVTDWERMRGFERL, encoded by the coding sequence ATGACGGCGCTCACCTACGAGGAGCTGCGCCACCGGGCGGAGGAGGTCATCGTCAGCGTCCCCGACCTGCAGGGCCGCCTGCAGGGCAGCCGCCTGTCGGTGCCGTACTTCCTGGAGGAGGTGGCGCGGCAGGGCTTCGGCGCGTGCGTCTACCTGCTGGCGTCCGACGTGGAGATGGGCACCGGCCCCGGGTACGCCATCGACGCCTGGAACTCCGGCTTCGGCGACTTCGTGCTGCGGCCCGACCCGGCCACGCTGCGCCCGCTCCCCTGGGACCCGGGCACCGCGCTCGTCCTCGCCGACGCCGTCTGGCCCGGCGGCGAGCCGGTCGAGGTGGCCCCGCGCCGCATCCTGCGCACGCAGCTCGACCGGCTCGCCGAACGCGGGCTGACCGCGTTCGCCGGCACCGAGCTGGAGTTCCTGGTCTTCCGTGACACCTACCGGGACGCCTGGGAGCGCCGCTACCACGGCCTGGAGACCGCCACCCGCTACAACGTGGACTACTCGCTGCAGGGGCTGGCCGAGATCGAGCCCGTCGTGCGCCGGATCCGCCGCGAGATGGTGCGGGCCGGGCTGCCGATGGAGACGGCCCGCGGGGAGTGCCACGCCGGCCAGTACGAGATCGTCTTCCGCTACGACGAGGCGATGGCCACCTGCGACAAGCACGTCCTGTTCAAGAACGGCGCCAAGCAGATCGCCGCCCAGGAGGGCGTGGCGCTGACGTTCATGCCGAAGTTCGACGAGGGCGAGGGCAACTCCTGCCACGTCCACCTGTCGCTGCGCGGCACGGACGGCACGGCGGTGTTCGCCGACGAGGCGGCCGGCGACGGCATGGCGGAGCTCATGCGGCACTTCGTGGCGGGCCAGCTCGCCTGCCTGCCCGAGCTGACGCTGCTGATGGCCCCGAACGTCAACTCCTACAAGCGCCTGCGGCCCGGTGCGTTCGCCCCGACCGGCATCACCTGGGGCAGGGACAACCGCACCTGCCCGATCCGCGTGGTCGGCTCGGGCGCGTCGCTGCGCATCGAGCACCGGGTGCCGGGCGGGGACGCCAACCCCTACCTGGCTCTGGCCGCCATGGTCGCCGCCGGCCTGTACGGGATCGAGAACCGGCTGCCGCTGCCCGCCCCGCACGAGGCCAACGCCCTGGCCGACCCGTCGGTGCCCCGGCTGCCGGCGACGCTGGCCGAGGCGCTGCGGCTGTGGGAGGGCGGCGAGCTGGCGGCCAAGGTGTTCGGCGACGCGGTGGTGCGGCACTACGCGCAGGCGGCGCGGGCCGAGCTGGAGGCGTTCGAGACGGCGGTCACCGACTGGGAGCGGATGCGCGGCTTCGAACGCCTGTGA
- a CDS encoding IucA/IucC family protein, translating to MNRPDRDAWQQAGHRLLAKAVEEFAYEELLVPEPDPGSGRPDAYRLELGDACWTFRATRGTFGAWRLVDGTLRRLPEPAGGEEAGPERLLLDAREVLGWDGPTTAEVLRELTATRRAEAELISRALPAARLADLDHLDLEAYQDGHPCMLLNKGRLGFSGSDAAAYAPEAGGEVRLLWAAVHGSLADYSGVPGLGAGTLLTEELDDETRKRFAVALEDACAATGLDPDGFAWLPVHPFHWDEAVETLFAPYLADGRIVLLGEGPDRYRPLQSIRTLANLDRPDRRNVKVPLLIRNTLVWRGLSTEPTRAAPDVTAWLHAVRAADPYLRDELRFHPLGEVAAVAVRHPLYDGVRDAPYRYHELLGAVWREPVAALLGEGERARTMAALLKIGSDGRALVAELVGRSGLAPRAWLARFLSALLPGLLHYLYRYGVAYCPHGENTVILYDAAEVPVGIALKDFAEDVNLLPDDLPEYASLSARARGVLLRWPAGDLAHSLLSAVFAGHFRFFAPLAERHLGVPEAEFWGLVRAEIDRYHARFPDLAGRSEAFGLLAPRFDRVALNREQLLGGGFHDRAERDEGFDVVHGTVANPLADPLADPVVRQKPVARKEEVR from the coding sequence ATGAACCGCCCTGACCGCGACGCCTGGCAGCAGGCGGGCCACCGGCTGCTCGCCAAGGCCGTCGAGGAGTTCGCCTACGAGGAACTCCTCGTGCCCGAGCCCGACCCCGGCTCGGGCCGTCCCGACGCCTACCGGCTGGAGCTGGGCGACGCGTGCTGGACGTTCCGTGCCACCCGCGGCACGTTCGGCGCCTGGCGCCTGGTGGACGGCACGCTCCGGCGGCTGCCCGAACCGGCCGGCGGCGAGGAGGCGGGGCCCGAGCGGCTGCTGCTGGACGCCCGCGAGGTGCTCGGTTGGGACGGCCCCACCACGGCCGAGGTGCTGCGCGAGCTGACCGCCACCCGCCGGGCCGAGGCCGAGCTGATCTCCCGCGCCCTGCCCGCCGCCCGGCTCGCCGACCTGGACCACCTGGACCTGGAGGCGTACCAGGACGGCCACCCCTGCATGCTGCTGAACAAGGGCCGGCTCGGCTTCTCCGGCTCCGACGCCGCCGCCTACGCCCCCGAGGCCGGCGGCGAGGTGCGGCTGCTCTGGGCGGCCGTGCACGGCTCGCTCGCCGACTACTCCGGCGTGCCCGGTCTGGGCGCCGGGACGCTGCTGACCGAGGAACTGGACGACGAGACGCGCAAGCGGTTCGCCGTCGCCCTGGAGGACGCCTGCGCCGCCACCGGGCTGGACCCGGACGGGTTCGCCTGGTTGCCCGTGCACCCGTTCCACTGGGACGAGGCCGTCGAGACGCTGTTCGCCCCGTACCTGGCCGACGGGCGGATCGTGCTCCTCGGCGAGGGGCCCGACCGCTACCGGCCGCTGCAGTCGATCCGCACGCTGGCCAACCTGGACCGCCCGGATCGGCGCAACGTCAAGGTGCCGCTGCTCATCCGCAACACGCTGGTGTGGCGGGGGCTGTCCACCGAGCCGACCAGGGCCGCGCCCGACGTGACCGCCTGGCTGCACGCCGTCCGGGCGGCCGACCCGTACCTGCGCGACGAGCTGCGCTTCCATCCGCTCGGCGAGGTGGCCGCCGTCGCCGTGCGCCACCCGCTCTACGACGGCGTGCGCGACGCGCCGTACCGCTATCACGAGCTGCTCGGCGCGGTGTGGCGCGAACCGGTGGCGGCGCTGCTCGGCGAGGGCGAGCGGGCGCGCACCATGGCCGCCCTGCTCAAGATCGGGTCGGACGGCCGCGCCCTGGTGGCCGAGCTGGTCGGGCGCTCCGGGCTCGCGCCGCGCGCCTGGCTGGCCCGGTTCCTGTCGGCGTTGCTGCCGGGGCTGCTGCACTACCTCTACCGGTACGGCGTGGCGTACTGCCCGCACGGCGAGAACACCGTGATCCTCTACGACGCCGCCGAGGTCCCCGTCGGCATCGCGCTCAAGGACTTCGCCGAGGACGTCAACCTGCTGCCCGACGACCTGCCCGAGTACGCGAGCCTGTCGGCGCGGGCCCGCGGGGTGCTGCTGCGCTGGCCGGCCGGGGACCTGGCGCACTCGCTGCTCAGCGCGGTCTTCGCGGGCCACTTCCGGTTCTTCGCGCCGCTGGCCGAGCGGCATCTCGGCGTGCCGGAGGCGGAGTTCTGGGGGCTGGTGCGCGCCGAGATCGACCGGTACCACGCCCGGTTCCCCGACCTGGCCGGCCGGTCGGAGGCGTTCGGCCTGCTCGCGCCCCGCTTCGACCGGGTGGCGCTGAACCGGGAACAGCTGCTCGGCGGCGGTTTCCACGACCGGGCCGAGCGGGACGAGGGCTTCGACGTGGTCCACGGCACCGTCGCGAATCCACTCGCCGATCCACTCGCCGATCCAGTCGTCCGGCAGAAGCCCGTCGCGCGGAAGGAGGAGGTCCGATGA
- a CDS encoding lysine N(6)-hydroxylase/L-ornithine N(5)-oxygenase family protein — protein MTARYDLVGVGIGPFNLSLAALSDGVPGLRSLFLDARPAFSWHPGLLMEGTVLQVPFLADLVTMADPTSPWSYLNYIRNHDRMFPFFFSERFHIPRREYDHYCRWVAERVPSCRFDAEVTTLEWDETDGAFAVTYRSGAGTATRVLARQVVLGVGTVPVVPEPLRPLLTEVHAGRVLHSADYRTHRDRLAAADDVTVVGAGQSGAEVVLDLLRSQDGAGRGGPYVRWLARTPAFAPMEYSKLGLEHFTPDYIGYFRGLPEDRRERLVREQWQLYKGVSAETLGDIHDELYERTIGGAEPRAALHPGVEVVSASAGGDGYALTCRHAEQEAFFQVRTSAVVMATGYAAARPAFLEPLADLVDWDGRGRYQVDGSYRVALDPRVSGSLYVQNAEMHTHGVGAPDLTLGAWRAATILNAVAGRTVLPVPERAAWTTFGAPRVPGHQPRGVTAEAAEGSLR, from the coding sequence GTGACCGCCCGCTATGACCTGGTCGGCGTCGGCATAGGCCCCTTCAACCTGTCGCTGGCCGCGCTGTCGGACGGCGTCCCGGGGCTGCGCTCCCTCTTCCTGGACGCCAGGCCGGCCTTCTCCTGGCATCCGGGGCTGCTCATGGAGGGGACGGTGCTGCAGGTGCCGTTCCTGGCCGACCTGGTGACGATGGCGGACCCGACGAGCCCGTGGTCGTACCTCAACTACATCCGCAACCACGACCGGATGTTCCCGTTCTTCTTCTCCGAGCGGTTCCACATCCCGCGCCGCGAGTACGACCACTACTGCCGGTGGGTCGCCGAACGGGTGCCGTCGTGCCGGTTCGACGCCGAGGTGACAACGCTGGAGTGGGACGAGACGGACGGCGCGTTCGCGGTGACGTACCGCTCGGGGGCCGGGACGGCCACGCGGGTGCTCGCCCGGCAGGTGGTGCTGGGCGTCGGCACGGTGCCCGTCGTGCCGGAGCCGCTGCGGCCTCTCCTCACGGAGGTCCACGCGGGCCGGGTGCTGCACAGCGCCGACTACCGCACCCACCGCGACCGGCTGGCCGCCGCCGACGACGTTACCGTGGTCGGGGCCGGGCAGTCGGGCGCCGAGGTGGTGCTCGACCTGCTGCGCAGCCAGGACGGCGCCGGGCGGGGCGGGCCGTACGTGCGCTGGCTGGCCCGCACCCCGGCCTTCGCGCCCATGGAGTACTCCAAGCTCGGCCTGGAGCACTTCACCCCCGACTACATCGGCTACTTCCGCGGCCTGCCCGAGGACCGGCGCGAGCGGCTGGTGCGCGAGCAGTGGCAGCTCTACAAGGGCGTCAGCGCCGAGACGCTCGGCGACATCCACGACGAGCTGTACGAGCGGACCATCGGCGGCGCCGAGCCGCGCGCCGCGCTGCACCCCGGCGTGGAGGTCGTCTCGGCCAGCGCCGGCGGCGACGGCTACGCGCTGACCTGCCGGCACGCCGAGCAGGAGGCGTTCTTCCAGGTGCGCACCTCGGCCGTGGTGATGGCCACCGGGTACGCCGCGGCCCGGCCCGCGTTCCTGGAGCCGCTGGCCGACCTGGTCGACTGGGACGGCCGGGGCCGCTACCAGGTGGACGGCTCCTACCGGGTGGCGCTGGACCCGCGCGTGTCCGGGTCGCTGTACGTCCAGAACGCCGAGATGCACACCCACGGCGTCGGCGCGCCCGACCTGACGCTGGGCGCGTGGCGGGCGGCGACCATCCTGAACGCGGTGGCGGGCCGCACGGTGCTGCCGGTGCCGGAGCGGGCGGCGTGGACGACGTTCGGCGCGCCGCGCGTGCCGGGCCACCAGCCGCGGGGCGTCACGGCGGAGGCCGCCGAGGGCTCGTTGCGGTGA
- a CDS encoding IucA/IucC family protein, translated as MNTFDGTDPLDLPDPGRAGEAAAVETLLRAYVRETATPVPPPGDELVLDFPASGVRLRVPVRYRSATGWHRFGEPAVGAREADAALAGDTAREADTARKADTALVAAVAVRETVVGRGLPAHLGSDAAARVLNSARRTAAHLAARRAEGPGGRGPTPFLDAEQALLLGHPFHPAPKSREEASDGELAAYSPELRGSFPLHWFAADPAVVAGESADGRTPAELGRDLAPELDLPDGMVPVPAHPWQAREVLRRPEVAALVEAGLLRPLGPAGPAWHATSSVRTVHRPGADVMLKLSLGMRITNSRRDNLRSEMRLGVRAARLLAAGPARWLRAEHPDFAILRDFAWISAGTDGETGLETAVRDNPFRGGDREGLCVAGLLAERTGPGDGSPPPHRALLSAALDRTVRARGLPPGEAAALWLTRYLDVLAVPLIRLQARYGVALEPHHQNTLVALDDDGLPSAGWYRDSQGYYVAASRAAELDRLLPGLTDGVDLVFDDAFVDERVAYYLGVNNLLGLVGAFGALGLADEGALLRVLRAALERLRAAEPAAKGLLGLLLDAPALPCKGNYLTCVDGRDELVGDVHTQSVYIDLPNPLTEVER; from the coding sequence GTGAACACCTTCGACGGCACGGATCCGCTGGACCTGCCCGATCCGGGGCGGGCGGGTGAGGCGGCCGCCGTGGAGACGCTGCTGCGCGCCTACGTGCGGGAGACCGCGACGCCGGTGCCGCCTCCGGGAGATGAGCTGGTGCTGGACTTCCCCGCCAGCGGGGTCCGGCTGCGGGTCCCGGTCCGCTACCGGTCGGCGACCGGCTGGCACCGCTTCGGCGAGCCTGCCGTGGGCGCGCGGGAGGCGGACGCGGCGCTGGCGGGGGACACGGCGCGGGAGGCGGACACGGCGCGGAAGGCGGACACGGCGCTGGTGGCGGCCGTGGCGGTGCGGGAGACCGTGGTAGGCCGGGGCCTGCCCGCCCATCTGGGGTCCGACGCCGCCGCGCGGGTGCTGAACTCCGCCCGCCGCACCGCCGCCCACCTGGCCGCGCGGCGCGCCGAGGGGCCCGGCGGGCGGGGGCCGACCCCGTTCCTGGACGCCGAGCAGGCGCTGCTGCTCGGGCACCCGTTCCACCCCGCGCCGAAGAGCCGTGAGGAGGCCTCCGACGGGGAGCTGGCCGCGTACTCGCCCGAGCTGCGAGGCTCGTTCCCGTTGCACTGGTTCGCCGCGGACCCGGCCGTCGTGGCGGGCGAGAGCGCCGACGGGCGGACCCCGGCCGAGCTGGGCCGGGATCTCGCGCCGGAGCTGGACCTGCCGGACGGCATGGTGCCGGTGCCCGCCCACCCGTGGCAGGCGCGCGAGGTGCTGCGGCGCCCCGAGGTGGCGGCGCTGGTGGAGGCCGGGCTGCTGCGCCCGCTCGGCCCGGCCGGCCCGGCCTGGCACGCCACGTCGTCGGTGCGCACCGTGCACCGGCCCGGCGCGGACGTGATGCTCAAGCTGTCCCTCGGCATGCGGATCACCAACTCCCGGCGCGACAACCTCCGCTCCGAGATGCGCCTCGGCGTCCGCGCGGCCCGCCTGCTGGCGGCCGGACCGGCGCGGTGGCTGCGCGCCGAGCACCCGGACTTCGCGATCCTGCGCGACTTCGCATGGATCTCGGCGGGCACGGACGGCGAGACCGGCCTGGAGACGGCCGTTCGCGACAACCCGTTCCGGGGCGGCGACCGCGAGGGCCTGTGCGTGGCCGGACTGCTGGCCGAGCGGACCGGCCCCGGCGACGGCTCGCCTCCCCCGCACCGGGCGCTGCTGTCGGCCGCCCTGGACCGGACGGTCCGGGCGCGCGGGCTGCCACCCGGCGAGGCGGCGGCGCTGTGGCTGACCCGCTACCTCGACGTGCTCGCCGTCCCCCTGATCCGGCTGCAGGCCAGGTACGGCGTCGCCCTGGAGCCCCACCACCAGAACACCCTGGTCGCGCTGGACGACGACGGCCTGCCGAGCGCCGGCTGGTACCGCGACAGCCAGGGCTACTACGTGGCCGCCTCCCGCGCCGCCGAGCTGGACCGGCTGCTGCCCGGCCTGACCGACGGCGTGGACCTCGTCTTCGACGACGCGTTCGTGGACGAGCGGGTCGCCTACTACCTCGGCGTCAACAACCTGCTCGGCCTGGTCGGCGCGTTCGGCGCGCTGGGCCTGGCCGACGAGGGCGCGCTGCTGCGCGTGCTGCGCGCGGCCCTGGAGCGGCTGCGCGCCGCCGAACCCGCCGCCAAGGGCCTGCTCGGCCTGCTGTTGGACGCCCCCGCGCTCCCTTGCAAGGGCAACTACCTGACCTGCGTGGACGGCCGCGACGAGCTCGTCGGCGACGTCCACACCCAGTCCGTCTACATCGATCTTCCCAACCCACTCACGGAGGTGGAGCGGTGA
- a CDS encoding pyridoxal-dependent decarboxylase: MNEPDQRKDVTQREEPGRPEANGTPEAIGTPEAIGTPGANGTASAGGVAGPAALAPAVRAVLDALAEGAERRGGPLPAGTPEELAAEVARELAAPGEDALRRLTALLAYGSADPADPACAAHLHCPPLAVAVAADLAVSALNPSLDSWDQAPAATEMETLLLRELAALVGYPPGAAGVVTSGGTESNLMGLMLARDQVLGRTSGRPVQLGGVPAGGPRARIFASAAAHFSVRRSAALLGLGEDAVVSVAVDRNLRMDPDALAGALRASAGRGEVPVAVVATAGTTDTGAIDPLGTCAALAAEHGAWLHVDAAYGGGALLSDRLAPLVAGIELADSVSLDWHKLGWQPVAAGVFLVRREETYESLARRAVYLNPADDEEAGYPSLLGRSLRTTRRADAFKIAVTLRTLGRDGLGRLVDACHDLARAGAEAVRAHPRLELHADPILTAFLFSYVPGDPARADQVNAGLRRRLLREGRAVVGRTELPGDGPGRVRLKLTLLNPHTTVDQVERLLHAVAAAGQAEEDAL; this comes from the coding sequence GTGAACGAGCCTGACCAGCGCAAAGACGTCACCCAGCGAGAAGAGCCCGGCCGGCCCGAAGCGAACGGCACGCCCGAAGCCATCGGCACACCCGAAGCCATCGGCACGCCCGGAGCGAACGGCACGGCGTCGGCGGGCGGGGTGGCCGGGCCGGCGGCCCTGGCGCCCGCCGTGCGCGCCGTCCTCGACGCCCTCGCCGAGGGGGCGGAGCGGCGGGGCGGACCGCTGCCGGCCGGCACGCCCGAGGAGCTGGCGGCCGAGGTGGCCCGGGAGCTCGCCGCACCCGGCGAGGACGCGCTGCGCCGGCTGACGGCGCTGCTGGCGTACGGCAGCGCCGACCCGGCCGACCCGGCCTGTGCCGCGCACCTGCACTGCCCGCCGCTCGCCGTCGCGGTCGCCGCCGACCTGGCCGTCTCGGCGCTGAACCCGTCCCTGGACTCCTGGGACCAGGCGCCCGCCGCCACGGAGATGGAGACGCTGCTGCTGCGGGAGCTGGCCGCGCTGGTCGGCTACCCGCCCGGGGCCGCCGGTGTGGTCACCTCGGGCGGCACCGAGTCGAACCTCATGGGCCTGATGCTGGCCCGCGACCAGGTGCTGGGCCGGACCTCCGGGCGGCCGGTGCAGCTCGGCGGCGTGCCGGCCGGCGGGCCGCGAGCCCGGATCTTCGCCTCCGCCGCCGCCCACTTCTCGGTCCGCCGCTCGGCCGCCCTGCTCGGCCTGGGTGAGGACGCCGTCGTGTCCGTCGCGGTGGACAGGAACCTGCGGATGGACCCGGACGCGCTGGCCGGGGCGCTGCGCGCGTCCGCCGGGCGCGGCGAGGTGCCGGTCGCCGTGGTGGCCACGGCCGGCACCACCGACACCGGGGCGATCGACCCGCTCGGGACGTGCGCTGCGCTGGCCGCCGAGCACGGCGCCTGGCTGCACGTGGACGCCGCCTACGGGGGCGGGGCGCTGCTTTCGGACCGGCTCGCGCCGCTCGTGGCGGGCATCGAGCTGGCCGACTCGGTCTCCCTGGACTGGCACAAGCTCGGCTGGCAGCCCGTCGCCGCCGGGGTGTTCCTGGTGCGCCGGGAGGAGACGTACGAGTCGCTGGCCCGCCGCGCCGTCTACCTGAACCCGGCCGACGACGAGGAGGCCGGGTACCCGAGCCTGCTGGGCCGCTCGCTGCGCACGACCCGCCGCGCCGACGCGTTCAAGATCGCCGTCACGCTGCGCACGCTGGGCCGTGACGGGCTGGGCCGCCTCGTGGACGCCTGCCACGACCTGGCCCGCGCCGGGGCCGAGGCGGTGCGCGCCCACCCCCGGCTGGAGCTGCACGCCGACCCGATCCTGACGGCGTTCCTGTTCAGCTACGTCCCGGGCGACCCGGCCCGGGCCGACCAGGTGAACGCCGGGCTGCGGCGCCGCCTGCTGCGCGAGGGGCGGGCGGTCGTGGGCCGTACCGAGCTGCCGGGCGACGGCCCCGGCCGGGTCCGGCTCAAGCTCACCCTGCTCAACCCGCACACGACCGTGGACCAGGTCGAACGGCTCCTGCACGCGGTCGCGGCGGCCGGTCAGGCCGAGGAGGACGCGCTGTGA
- a CDS encoding diaminobutyrate--2-oxoglutarate transaminase, producing the protein MTTYPTDLVTLEPDAVLRRQRDRESSARTYARSFPIVPVRAEGMVIEGADGRRYLDCLSGAGTLALGHNHPVVLEAIRRTVDSGAPLHVLDLATPEKDEFTDALFATLPAGFADHARIHFCGPAGTDAVEAALKLMQTATGRRGLLAFTGAYHGMTTGALAATANVAVKEPVAGIAADVTRLPYPYPYRCPFGVGGERGAELSAAYTERLLDDPAGGVVPPAAMILEAVQGEGGAVPAPDGWLREMRRITAEREIPLIVDEVQTGVGRTGEFWAVEHSGIVPDAMVLSKAVGGSLPLAVLVYHEDYDGWLPGAHTGTFRGNTLAMAAGTATLRHVADEGLAGRAATVGARMTARLEALRAELPAIGDVRGRGLMIGVELVDPEGAPDSCGAHPAAPRTAADVRAACLKRGLIVELGGRYDSTVRLLPPLVITDEQAEAVLDRLADAVAEVSSPHLAGRRS; encoded by the coding sequence ATGACCACATACCCGACCGACCTGGTCACCCTCGAACCCGACGCCGTCCTGCGCCGGCAGCGCGACCGGGAGTCCTCGGCGCGCACCTACGCCCGTTCCTTCCCGATCGTCCCGGTACGCGCGGAGGGCATGGTGATCGAGGGAGCCGACGGCCGCCGCTATCTCGACTGCCTGTCGGGCGCGGGCACACTGGCCCTCGGCCACAACCACCCGGTCGTGCTGGAGGCGATCCGCCGCACCGTGGACAGCGGGGCTCCGCTGCACGTCCTCGACCTGGCGACGCCGGAGAAGGACGAGTTCACCGACGCCCTGTTCGCCACGCTGCCCGCCGGCTTCGCCGACCACGCGCGGATCCACTTCTGCGGCCCCGCCGGGACCGACGCGGTGGAAGCGGCCCTGAAGCTCATGCAGACCGCGACCGGCCGCCGCGGGCTGCTGGCGTTCACCGGCGCCTACCACGGCATGACCACGGGCGCGCTGGCCGCCACCGCGAACGTCGCGGTCAAGGAGCCCGTCGCCGGGATCGCCGCGGACGTGACGCGCCTGCCGTATCCGTACCCGTACCGCTGCCCGTTCGGCGTCGGCGGGGAACGCGGCGCCGAGCTGTCGGCCGCCTACACCGAGCGGCTGCTCGACGACCCGGCGGGCGGTGTGGTCCCGCCCGCCGCGATGATCCTCGAAGCGGTGCAGGGCGAGGGCGGCGCGGTTCCGGCGCCGGACGGCTGGCTGCGCGAGATGCGCCGCATCACCGCCGAGCGCGAGATCCCGCTGATCGTCGACGAGGTCCAGACGGGCGTCGGGCGGACCGGGGAGTTCTGGGCGGTCGAGCACAGCGGGATCGTGCCCGACGCGATGGTGCTGTCCAAGGCCGTCGGCGGCAGCCTGCCCCTGGCCGTGCTCGTCTACCACGAGGACTACGACGGCTGGCTGCCCGGCGCGCACACGGGGACCTTCCGCGGCAACACGCTCGCCATGGCGGCCGGCACCGCGACGCTGCGCCACGTCGCGGACGAGGGGCTCGCCGGGCGGGCCGCCACCGTGGGCGCCCGCATGACGGCGCGGCTGGAGGCGCTGCGCGCCGAGCTGCCCGCGATCGGGGACGTCCGGGGGCGCGGGCTGATGATCGGTGTGGAGCTCGTCGATCCGGAGGGCGCTCCCGACTCGTGCGGGGCGCACCCGGCGGCGCCGCGCACCGCCGCCGACGTGCGGGCTGCCTGCCTGAAGCGCGGGCTCATCGTGGAGCTGGGCGGCCGCTACGACTCGACCGTGCGACTGCTGCCGCCCCTCGTGATCACCGACGAGCAGGCCGAGGCGGTCCTCGACCGGCTGGCCGACGCCGTCGCCGAGGTCAGCTCGCCGCACCTGGCCGGGCGGCGGTCATGA